A region of the Canis aureus isolate CA01 chromosome 5, VMU_Caureus_v.1.0, whole genome shotgun sequence genome:
acagcaaccTTGTCCCCAAGCCACGTAGCATTCTACTTGCCCCCAGCTCTAGATCTCAGACTTCATTCCAACCAGCCCCCTACCTTGGACCAAAGCCCTAGTGGACTATGTGTCTGGTGTGAGTGGGAGAGTGGGAATCTCTACCCATCAGCCCTACTGCTAGAGGAGGGTGGTAGGGGCCAGATTCTTGACTCACCCCTGCCAGCTCTGGGAACAGCTCTTGTCCAGGACATCTATGTATACCGACTCACTCAGCTCCCACTGCCGCCCGCCTGAGTCAGGGGTGTGAAGTTTGGCCTCTGCCTTTGCCAAATGTTGCCACATCTAGAACAAGGAGGGGTTAAGAGCCAGGGTTTCAAGACTGCTCAATGGTGGGGGAGGGTCAGGCAGGAGCCTGGGTCTCTGGGAGAGAGTGAGGTGGCAAGGGAGACTTTTAAGCAAGAAGCTCTTATCAGGTAGCCTCACAGCCCTCCCCCAGGTTCTGAAAGCTGGGACTGGGTCTGCTGAGGTAGGATCCACTTCCCGGGGTTGAGGTGTGTGGGTAGGAAACACTGAAGTAGGAAGTTAGGCCTGAGCACTGGGGCTCCTTCCCCAGTGCACACCTGCCCATCAGCCATGCTATTTTAAACCATGagaacaaggaaaggaaaaaaaaaaaaatagagcccaGTCTTCAATGACACGTGTACTCATAGGCTTGCCTTGCTCCACAGAGTTACTTAGGCATGCTGGATAGGTTTCTGTGTGAACTcaagacacacacatactcatattCATGCATTCAACCCATGTGCATACATGCACAAATACACCAGTACTCCCCAGTCATGTTTTGGGAAGGAGTCTAGACCTGAGGATAAGCCTGGAAACGGAGGAGTCTGAGAGGATAGGCTGGTGACTCCCTGGGGTCTCAAGATACTGTGGGTTGTCCCagattatttcctttctgttggGCCGagagatgggtaaactgaggcatgggGGTTTGGGTGAGGTGCAGTTGTCAGTATCATGGAAAGCTGAGTCTAACTCAGGGCTCAGGGTGGGGGTTTGGAAATCAAAGCCAGTGGTAGAATCTGAGGTAGATGGAGGGGACTGGCTTCAGGAGGGACCTGGACAGGGGCAGGGGAACTGTATGGGGGGAGGTACTCACCTGGTAGGCCACTGCCCTGCAGGCATCACAGCGCAGGTGAGCAGGCATATGAGCTGAGTACTTCTCTTCATCATCCAGCTGTGGGGCAGTGGCTGTGAGTGGGGCCCTGTCCTCAGAGCCCCCTGGGATGGCCCAGGCTCCCAGCAGCAGCAGTGTCAGTGGCAGTGACAGCCTCATGGTCAGTGGAGATGGCTCAGTGAGCATGTGGCTGGGGTGcaggtgtgcatgtgcatgtgtacagAGGGAGCCACCCCGGAAAGCCTGACCCAGACCAATGGGGAACCAACAACTCACCCCTcccactttcttccttcctctaggGGCCTAGAGATGCCACGTGTGCATCTCCTCTGCTGGGATCCCCACTGTAGCCAACTgggctccatttcacagatagggAGCAGTGACATAGGGGGAAGCTGGGCCTGGGCAAGGGCACGTGGGGGCGGATCTCTCCCCTGAAGTCTGGCCACTCAGTGGGCACTGAACTGAGTATCTTGAGGGAAGAGGTGATTTGTGTCATTTTTATGAGCATAGGAAAGCTTAGACAGAAGTGATGAATCCAAGACCATACACTAGAAGGGCCATACTGAAACGAGGCCCCAAGCCTGAGTAACTAAAGCCCATTGGCCACCCAGCCACCAGGATGAATGAGGTTGCCAGGTGTGGTTGCCAGCCTAGGGTTTCCTCCCTGGGAGGTGAGTTTGCTGAGGCCAGGATGTCacatccatgaaagacacacgtGGGCTCCTTCCCTGAGCCCTAGAGCCGCCTCCACCCAGACCATACCCAGGCAGAGAAGAGTGTTAAAGGGGGTGTTAGAAGTCGCAGCAGTAAATTAGAAATCAGACAACTTACACCAGTTGTTCCAAGCATCGTGGCTCATTGGATCAGTGATTTATTGCACACCAGGATGAGGTGAGGGGACCAGGGCCCTCCATGCCATCAGAACCCGCATCCCTGGCCATGAGAAGTTGTTCAGGTTATTCTGACTCATAGCTCTCCCAGTCAACTTTCAGCCGAAGGCAGGGAGTCTGGGACTTCAAGGGACCCAGACCGCCTAGGGGCCTGGAATTTAAGTAAGGCATCAATCTCCATCCCTAACAACTGCTCCTAATGGGAACTGTTCTTCCCCAGACTCATCACATATCAGTCAACAAAGCCCCGCCACTTCAAGCTCAGAACTACACACAGACTCACATGTCCTACCCCATGCATCTCTCTCAGCCCTCCTCAGACGCTCCTGCTATCTCAAGGCAATTAGCACACAGGCTCTGGGTCCTGTTCCCTCCTTGCTTTGACCAGTCTGCCGAGCCAGGCCCTCTCTGGGCATGGTTGCCACATCTGTTACTGAGGGAGTGCAATCAGCAGAGGGCTCCAAGTCTCCCTGCCTTGCTCCCCACCCCATGGCATCCCTTTTACTGGCAGCCCTAACCCACCCTCCACTACTCCCAGAGGGGTCAAGAGGCTGAAACATCCTCCCTGTTTGCAAGTCCTTTCTGATGAGTCACTGCATCTGGCCCCCAACTTGGGTGGGAATGGCTTAAACCTCCACTCCTGGCCCCAGGATGAGCCAGCTCAGCTCTGATGGCTTTGAGAAGCCAAGTCAGATGCTGAGGTTGAGGAGAGGATGAGAAGTGGGGCTCCCAGCTGGAGACTATAGCTGCCTCCCTACCCAATCCCCATCTCCAGGCTGACCCTCCATAGCCCCTTCCATATAACTTCCCTGCTCCACCTCCACCTGCCGTCCCCACAGCTCCCTTCCTCAGATCCAGCCTGACCCAGGGGCTGCACTAGCCTTTCCCACATGACCTCCCAGGCCAAGGCTCAGATCCTCTTCCAAAGAACAACAGAGCTGCTAACCACAGTCCTCCCTCCATTGCACCAGCGCCCACTAGCCTACTCCACCGCAGCTGGATCCACCTTCAGGGAGGGACACATCCGCCCTCTGCTGATCCTATTCCTTGTTGCTCCTCCTGAACTCCAACACCCCCTCAAGTCAGTTCCTAGGAACAACTCCAGAGACTcctcacaaacacacaaacacaccacactctggggatgcctgggaaAGGAGTATACAATTTTGTTGGGGGAGAAAGTAGGCAGCCACTTTCTGAGTTTCAGCTCCATCAGTCCCAAAGTCTCAGATATATCCTCTGAAGGTAACTTCCAGTGTGAAGACTGGGTGGGCTGGGTAAAAGAAAGAGGTGATAGAAGGAACCGGGCAGGGGACTAGATGCCAGAACCCCCAAGGCTATCAAACAGGCCCCAACACCCAGGATAGGCCCTGGGGCCTCACACTGAGAACAAGGACCCCTTGCCGGGCTGggctgaactcgaactgttgggcggagcacagaggagcagagggggagcgGGGCTGGGGGTTCCACTCACTGGCAGGTAGTACATCCCGTCCAGGGGCCCCGCGTCGGAGGCCCAGGGTACCTGGGGGCCGCTGAAGCCCGCTGGGGCCAGGGACGGTGGCACTGAGAGGCCCGGGAGAGGCCCATAGGCGGGCGGGTAGAggccagagcccagggccagcgGGGTGTAGACGCGGCGTGGTGGCACCTGGGGCGATGGCGGCAGCAGCACCTCTACGTATTGCCCGCTTTCGGGGTCGAAGAGTAGCCGTAGCCGAGGCTGCCGCGGCGCCTCCACAAAGTAGCAACGGCCGCTCTCGGGGTCCACCAGGACCTTCCCCGGGTACGCAGTCCCTGGGGGCCTGCGTGCCCCGTGGAGGGGGCCTTCGAGGGGCCGGTCCGTCGGAGGCGCTGAGGCAGCGCGGGGTTGGGGCGGGCCGGTTCTGCCGGCCGACGCCTGGGACTCCCGCAGGAGAGACGACTGGATCGCAGTCGCCGGCTCGGGAGCTGCAGGAGACGTCTCCACTTCCGGTGCTGTCCCGGCGCTCGAGCTGGGGTGCGCCTGAGGCGAGCGGGGGCACGGTGGTCGGGGTGGCTGCGGCCCTCCCGGGCCCGTGGGCGGCGGCTGGGGTGACGCGCGCGCGCCGCCTAAGGGGCTGCTCCGCCCCTCGCCGTCGGGGACCAGGCGCCGCGCCTCAGCCTCGCGGCTCTCCCCGCCAGCACCGCGCACAACTGCCCCGGCTCCCTCGGGCCGGCGGCCCACGGCCAGTGCCGCAGGCAGGCGGATCTCCGTGCGTGCGAAGGGTTTGGCCGTGCTGTTCTCCGCTCTCCGCCTCAGGGCCCCGTTGGGCCGCGGGGCGTCCCGGGGCACCGCGTCAGGGGACGGCTCTGGGGGCTCGTAGGGGTGCGTCACGACCGGAAGAAAGTCTTTGAGGTAAACCGAAGTGTAGTGAGCTGGGGCTGGCGACGCCAGCGCGGGCAACGCTTCGGTCCCGGACGCGCCGCCCTCCTCCGCGCCGGGTTCCACAGGGGGCGCAGGCAGCCGCAAAGCTGCGGTTCCCGCGGGGAAGCTTGGCGCGTACGTGGTCTTCACCATCTTGCGTACGTCGCGGGGCCGCGGGAGGGCCACGCGAGGCCGTCCCGAGGCGGCCTCTCCAAGGCCCAGGGCTTCCCGGGGCACATCGGCATCCACAGGGCCCACAAGGCGACTGAGGGTTAGCTCAGGCGCGGCCGCTTCTGGCGACGGCTGACTGCCTCGGAAGGCGAGATCCTGCACCTCCCGCGAGGACTGACCTTGCGCCTCGGTGAGTTCCGGAGTCCCAGGTGTGGGCGGCCTAGGCCGCTCCAGCTCTTCCATTCCTATCCCATTCAGAGCTTTAGACGTAGATACTATGGATGAGCCCTGTGGTGTGGGACCCCACGTGTCCTGGGGAGATGGATGCCACGTCCCATTAGCACGATCTGGAGCCTCCCATGAGGACAAGGCCGGTGGATACGCGCTCCTACTGCCCTCTGCGGTACTCCCAACTGCCGGTTGAGGAACCTCCCACAGGGAAGGAGCTTCAGGGGATGGGCTTCTTGTCCTGGCGACACCCTGATTCCACGGGGAAACAGTCGGTGGGGAGGGGCTTCTTCTGCTGACAGTTTCCTCGACAGCGGGATCCCGATTTCCCCATGCACGGGATGCTTCAGGGAACGACGGGCTACTTACCCTCCGAATAGCCCGATTCCACGGGGGCGGATTCTGGGGGGACGGGCAGTGAGGACCCCGTACGGTCCCATTTGGAGCCTGCCACAGCGGGGACGAGCTCCATGGCCTCCCAGCCTTACTCGGAACTTCCCGAGGGCCCCTCGACTCGAAAGGCGGACTCTGTGCTCTCAGAATGGCTCGATCCGGAGTCTGTCGCGGGGACCGAGTCTTAAGTTCCTGACTTTGTGCCTCCCGAGTCTTCTCCCCTGACTGCAGGAAGATGCTGGAACTAACCGGACCCAGCGGCTCGGTGCCCGGCGCGGGCTTGTCGCGCCGAATCGCGCGCTCTCGGAGGCTGGGCCACGGCCGCGGTGCCTTGGTGGGTGCTGAACCATAGTGCACGCGCGGTGGCCGAGACCTGGCCTCCTCCGGGACCTTTCGGGTACTGCGGGCCGTTTCTCGGCTCGCACACTCTGGCTGCCCCGTGGGCCCGAAGGTGGCGCTGCttggggcaggggctgcagggctcAGTTTTCTGGCCAGTGCTGTCTGCACCAGGCCAGCGGCTTCCTGCAGGCGGCCCAGCGACTCGTCCAGGGAGCCAGTGCGCAGGAGCAGCCGGGGGCGCGGTGGTGCTCCCGCCTCCCGCGGCGGACTCTGGGGCCGGGGGCGCAGCTCGATCTGACGCTTGGGCACCGTGCGGGACCTGGCGGGAGCCTCACGCTCCTCCAGCGCCACCTCCACACACTCGAACTGCGCTGGGGTCCCAGGACTCGGCCCGCGGGGCCGTACCTCTAGGTAAGTGGCCCAGCGGGAGCCACCGTCGGGGGCCTGGGGCGTCGGTGTCGCGGGAGCCGGAGTCGCGGGCCCGGGCGGAGAGAGGCTGCGGAAAGCGCGGGCGGTGAGTTGCTGCACCTCGCTATCCGCCGCGTCGGAGCGGCGGAACGGGGCCCCTGCGCCGAAGATGACTTCCATCTCCCCCGACGGCAGCATGCGCAGCTGCGGCTGGGGCGGCCGCGGGCTGGAGCCCCGGCCTCGCGGGAAACCCGAGCCGGGCCCGGGCTGCTGGCGGCTATTCTGGGCGCTGACGGACAGGCGAGGCTGCGCGCCCGCCCCCAGCGCAGGGGCCACCCCGGGCCAATGCGCCCGGCACTCTGCGTCCGGCCCAACGTCCGGGGGCCCTGGAGAACCCGGAGCCGTGTGGTAGGAGCCTGACGAGCCAGAGGAGTCCTGACGCCGGGCGGGGGCCGCAGGCGGCTGCCCCGGGAGCCCAGGCCGGGCTGGCCGGGCGAGCGCGGTCAGCATGGCGGGGCTGGGCGCCGCGCACTACCTCCCTCACGTTTGCCTCCGCCGGTGCTGCGGCTGCCCGCATtgtccccgccccgcccgcggatGTCGTGGGGTCACCGCGCCTTAAAGCGGCCGCGGCTGCGGTCGATGGCGAATCAGTGGCGTCGCCCACAGGACGGCCTTGGGTCCTGGGCTTTACTTTTCCAACGTTCCCCTCTGGCGCGGGCCCGAGGCCTAGGATGGCTCTCCAGTCTTGGGCTGACGGGAAGGTGAGGGAAGGGCAGGTTTGAAGCCAGGAGCTAGGCCTAACTCTGCTCACAGGCTAAGAAACAGGCCGAGCAGGGCCCAGCCTGACGTCAAGCACCATGGCATGTGGGTCAGAATGGGAGCCCGGGGACCAGGACCGGACTTTCGGGGTCTTCTGAGCAATTTCATCTTCCGGTAGCCCCCCAGTGTCTTCCTACCACCGGAGCACACCCCTTCTCTCTGGCCCTCTCATCACTTGTCCCAGCTAGAGTATGTAAGGGTTCACCCACCACCTTCCTTGACCCATCACCCCATGATCTTTGATGGAGCTTTGCTTGGAGGGCTCCCCCAAGTCCCCAGGTTGTACTAGGGCCTCGGGAAGCTGTACCTGGCTGGACCCATTGCCTTTAGTGGGACCATACTGGAAGGGCCTGGGGTGGCTAGCTCTAGCTTTCACAGATGGCCTTGGCACCTAAAACAAGACACTGATGTGGGGTCTCTTAGGAACCTTTGGGGTAGCCATGACCCCTCTCTGAAGCCCTTCTGAGGCAGAAAGAGCTCTGGCACTTGCAAGGCCCTCACTCCAGCCCCCACCACCTCAGGATTCACCCCAGGGACAGGTGCTGGTGGGGAAGCAGTCACCACTTGTCACTGCCCTGGGATGATGACAGTGAGCACCATTTGCCCTTAAACTTCCGGCTTTAAGTTCCTACTATGTTTCAGGCCCTAGCTGGCCTTGGGGCAAAAACAcagcaaccccccaccccatgcactcACACTGACTCAGGTTAGGCTAGATTGACAAATCTGACTCAGCCTCTGAGTGGGTCCCCTGACTGGGTGTGTCCCCATGATCATCTAGCCATCAGTGATGGCTTGTGAAAGGATCAAGCCTGCCTATCATCTGGTGCTGCACATGCAACTTTAACAAGTTATAGGCCCTTCAGAGACTGTTCCCCACCTTAAAAAAAGACATAGCATtgtccttttcccttccttccccttgtgAAGATTCAAGCCTCTGTTAGGGGGAAGTGTAAGAGGATACAAGTATGATTCACAGGTGTAACATTCTTGTTATATGATGGTAATGGATTTCCCAAATTCACTGTGGTCTTGGAACCCACTGCCTGTTGTCTCCAGTCAGGGCTTATCACatactcaaacacacacacacagcctttcCTGCTCTATAGCCAAGTTGGGAGAGTTAAATTTACCAGGGCACTGGGAGTAGGGTGGGGTGTTTACAGGTAACCAGGGGTAACCAGAGCTGTTTACATAGGGAGAGATTAAATACCAAGAGTAGGAAGAACAGTGCCTATTAGACAACAAAGTTGTCCTCCTGTAGGCTAGACCTCCACACCTCTCCTCCCCCTACgacccaggggagggagggaagtggcAGGGACTGGGGACCTGAGCAGCATCCTTTTCTGAGTGGCGTGGAAGGCAGTGGCCCAAGGCCTGCTCCCCACCCAGTCCCTGGTAACTTGATTCTCCCTTCTGTCACCAAGGCCCTCcggaaggcaggcagggagggaaaaaaaaaaaaagtgccttctgcctcttccctgggAATCAGGCCAGGTGAAGTCTGTTTTGGCAGGGGCCAGGACCCACAGGGACaggaagggcaggggtggggacccCCACAGCAGGGAAGGCAGAGGTCGGGCATTACAGCCAGAGAATAGGAAGGCGAcgaccattttatttttccctgggACGCTGGTGGCTCCGGGCCTGACGCATCCCTGAGGCTTTCTTATGCTTCTGGTCCAGCACTTGGGCCATGTAGTTCTCCTGTTGCTTCTGGATCCGGTAGTCAGACACGTGATTCCTGCAATGGAGCCATCTGGGCATGGGCTGGGGGCAGTCTAGGATAGGGGCCAGAGAGCTGGCTCCCCACTTCCATCAACAATCCCCAGCCTGGCCCAGACCCCTCACCTGAAGATTTGTTTCTGCTGGCTGATAACTTGCTGCAACTCCTTAATCTCATTCTCTTTGCCATTAAGTATATCTTCTTGCTTTATAATGTGAGACTCAATTTCtgtgggggagagaggcagggaggaggggtggttCCCATCCTACAGGCTTCTTCCTGAGATAAGGCATTCATTCCCTAACAGGTATTTTAAGAAGTtggctccccccacccaggggtgCTCCATAAGTAGCTGCTAACACCTTAGTAAGAATGAGTTTATTATGGAGTTTTGACAGGATGGTGGCTAAGGGGCGCAATGTCTGATGTGTGTCAGTGATTTCACAACTCTATTCTGGACCAGGTGACCCACATGAGGGCAGGCGAAGGCTCCTGCAGAGAGGTGGACAGTGCTGCCCAAAGGCAGGAGGATGAATGGCTCCTGCCCTTAACTCCTGCCAATCTTTACAAATATCGCCTCCTTTGTAAGACCCTTCCCAATCTAAAAGTATCAACCCCTCTCAGTAGTTTCTAtccctttttcctgctttctttttcttcttagcacTTATAGCTAACATACCATATATTTTACTCACCTATCTTCTTCCCAAGTTGGATTTATATCCATGAAATCCACAAGGATAAAGATTTTTTCAATTTACTGCTTTAACCCTAAGGCCtaaaatagtacctggcacatggatGGGACACAATGAATTTATTTGGGGAATGAATGGACAGGATACACTCTGGGGGTTTAGGACTTAAAAACATCACTTAGTTTCATCATCTCAATCCAACCAGACCTATTGAGGTATCCAGTCCTGTGCTAGGGCTTCACAAGGGGAAAAGACAGGGTCCCCTACCTTCAAGGAGGCAGCTCCTGAAAGAGAGTTAAAACTCAGGAACTGAACAGAATAAGGCAATGTTTCAACGATGTTAATATCGATGAGACAGTATTACCATTTTTGGCAAGTTACCTCCTTTTTTAgacccatttcctcatctgtgatggGGACAGGAACAGCCCCTGTTCCGCAGGGGTGTGAGGAGCACCCAGGGAGATAGTGTGGCAAAGCTTGCCCCCTACATTAAGTGCTCATTAGATGCAAAGATGATTTTTGTGTCTTGAATCAAAATTGAAAGTGGTTCTAGGAATctcagggcgggggcggggggtgcttcATTTATATGAACTGTCCCTTGGGGAGTCCTGGAAAATTCTTATCCTCATAGGAAGAAAATCCCACTGCCTTTAAAGGCTGGACAAACATTAACTACAACACAAACTCTAAAAATTCAGAAATGCTGAAGCAATTTAAGGTTTCAGAAGAAAAGATTTGATAAAAAATTAAGATGTGACATACAAAAGAGGAGACGAAGAtgcaagggaaggaagagaaggaaattgagTTCCGTGGGTCATAGGACCAGAACTATTGAACCTTCTTCTCAAGGTCACCCAGATTGATTGTGAAGTTCTTTTGGGAAAAAGCATCAGaaatttctgtgaatttttaaaataaatgagagataaatttaaaataaatagcagcCAAATGAGAGAATAGTCAGAAAAATCtctttgagaaaaataagaaactgtGTAAGTGTAAAAACCAAACTAAACCCACATAAAGGGAgattgaggggtggggagggcataGGCCAGGGGAAGGCTTGGGTCATGAGAGTTGCTCAGGTGAGGGCTTGTGTCCCACTGGAGGTGCTTAGGACATTCTACGGGGAGGCAGCCAGGTTccatccccacacacacaccttgcaCAAGTGGACACAGAGCCCTGCAGATGTGGCTGATCTCTAGGAAATGCTTGGGCACCACCAG
Encoded here:
- the PROB1 gene encoding proline-rich basic protein 1, with amino-acid sequence MLTALARPARPGLPGQPPAAPARRQDSSGSSGSYHTAPGSPGPPDVGPDAECRAHWPGVAPALGAGAQPRLSVSAQNSRQQPGPGSGFPRGRGSSPRPPQPQLRMLPSGEMEVIFGAGAPFRRSDAADSEVQQLTARAFRSLSPPGPATPAPATPTPQAPDGGSRWATYLEVRPRGPSPGTPAQFECVEVALEEREAPARSRTVPKRQIELRPRPQSPPREAGAPPRPRLLLRTGSLDESLGRLQEAAGLVQTALARKLSPAAPAPSSATFGPTGQPECASRETARSTRKVPEEARSRPPRVHYGSAPTKAPRPWPSLRERAIRRDKPAPGTEPLGPVSSSIFLQSGEKTREAQSQELKTRSPRQTPDRAILRAQSPPFESRGPREVPSKAGRPWSSSPLWQAPNGTVRGPHCPSPQNPPPWNRAIRRVSSPSFPEASRAWGNRDPAVEETVSRRSPSPPTVSPWNQGVARTRSPSPEAPSLWEVPQPAVGSTAEGSRSAYPPALSSWEAPDRANGTWHPSPQDTWGPTPQGSSIVSTSKALNGIGMEELERPRPPTPGTPELTEAQGQSSREVQDLAFRGSQPSPEAAAPELTLSRLVGPVDADVPREALGLGEAASGRPRVALPRPRDVRKMVKTTYAPSFPAGTAALRLPAPPVEPGAEEGGASGTEALPALASPAPAHYTSVYLKDFLPVVTHPYEPPEPSPDAVPRDAPRPNGALRRRAENSTAKPFARTEIRLPAALAVGRRPEGAGAVVRGAGGESREAEARRLVPDGEGRSSPLGGARASPQPPPTGPGGPQPPRPPCPRSPQAHPSSSAGTAPEVETSPAAPEPATAIQSSLLRESQASAGRTGPPQPRAASAPPTDRPLEGPLHGARRPPGTAYPGKVLVDPESGRCYFVEAPRQPRLRLLFDPESGQYVEVLLPPSPQVPPRRVYTPLALGSGLYPPAYGPLPGLSVPPSLAPAGFSGPQVPWASDAGPLDGMYYLPVSGTPSPAPPLLLCAPPNSSSSAQPGKGSLFSV
- the MZB1 gene encoding marginal zone B- and B1-cell-specific protein isoform X1; translation: MLTEPSPLTMRLSLPLTLLLLGAWAIPGGSEDRAPLTATAPQLDDEEKYSAHMPAHLRCDACRAVAYQMWQHLAKAEAKLHTPDSGGRQWELSESVYIDVLDKSCSQSWQGYGVREVNQVKRLTGPGLSKGPEPSISVMITGGPWPTRLSMTCFHYLGEFGEDQIYEAHQQGQGALEALLCGGLQGACSEEAPVTRTEL
- the MZB1 gene encoding marginal zone B- and B1-cell-specific protein isoform X2 translates to MLTEPSPLTMRLSLPLTLLLLGAWAIPGGSEDRAPLTATAPQLDDEEKYSAHMPAHLRCDACRAVAYQMWQHLAKAEAKLHTPDSGGRQWELSESVYIDVLDKSCSQSWQGLSMTCFHYLGEFGEDQIYEAHQQGQGALEALLCGGLQGACSEEAPVTRTEL